The sequence TCTACGACCAAGCTACACATCAATTAATATCATAGATTATACAttagattaaaaatataattaactaTGTATCGTCGTATATCcaagataaattaattttctttttaaaaaataatatatatttttctttttgttaaatttatgtttcaactttgatattcaattctctatatgaaattaaccttagttttAGTTAGTATCATTCATTATATTATGTATTTCATACATCAAATTAACTTCAATTTGATTAACATTACATAGTTTTATTTAGttgatatatacatataaaaggcCCCACATAAATCTTTTGTCTTAGACCTCAAATTAGGTTGGGCCGGCCCTGTGTGAATGTGCAATGATTTGAAATGTTATAGTTGTAAACTACTTATAATGGTcatttaacatttaaatattagtcttttttttttatcaaaaaataatagtcTTAAGATCGGCTAAGGTGAGTGTCATATACCTTCCTACATTGAAACTTATGGTCATTCTATGGTGCCCCGATTTTTTTAGTGGGCATGGTACCCACCTTAGATCTTAATCGTAGATTTTAAGTGTTTTGATATTGACCGTTTATTTAATATAAGTGCTATACTGGTTAGAGTATCCACAGTAgtagagctaaaaatttagctatttgacaccacaaaaagttactttatctgaTTTTACCTACTCACATGCTGAAGCAGtagatctattttaactttcagcacaataaaataatataaacatcacaataaaataatatatctactacaataaaataatatatctactacaataaataacaatcacaaccactCGCAACCGCTATTGCTGCCACTACTGCCGCCGCCACTGTCTCTTCCACCGCCACCGCAATCGCTACCACCGCCACTACCGCTACTGCCACTGACGCCACCTCCACCGACTCTTCCACCGCCACTGCCGCCGCCACCACATGATTACAAATAATCGTCTAGTGTTAACAAGTGATTTTTATAACCTCAAATtatacttatacatttttttttttactaaaacaatttcTCAATCATCATGATAGCAAATAAGAAACTAGagtaacaattatatttttgttttaaccccaaattatatatatacaaaactcaaaccaaattatgaaattgAGGAACTTGGGCTGCTGCAAATAATTTTCGCTTATGTCCTTATGGAATTGGGATTGTTTTCACAAATGTTGCCCATTTTGGATATATGCCATCAACAAGGTAATATCCCATTGTGTAGTTATGACCATTAATTGAGTAATGTGCTGCAGGAGCACGTCCTTCAACAAGTTCATTAAATATATGAGACCGCTCTAAcacattaatatcattatttgaCCCAAGTAACCCAAAAAACACATGCCATATCCAAAGATCATATGATGCTACTGCCTCCAAAATAATAGTAGGTTCACGAATATGACCACAATATTGACCTTTCCATGCAGATGGACAATTTTTCCACTTCTAATGCATGCAATCAATTGAACCTAACATACCTGAAAAACCTCGGCGTTCGCCATGAGCTAACAGTTTAGCAATGTCTTCATTGTTTGGGTTTCTCAATTATTCCTCAGAGAAAATATCAATTATCGtagtaacaatttttttcaaactttctaaTGTAGTAGTTTCTCCAATCTGCACATATTCATCTATCAAATCACCCGATACTCCATACGCAAGCATTCTAAGTGCAGCAGTTATCTTTTGTAATTAATGAAGATAAACCAAGTTTGTTGgcactatttcttttttggacaaAGTAAGAGTCATGAGCTTCTACCTTAAATTGAATATGGAGAAAAAGAGAACGCTTTATCCGAAATCTCCTATGAAATAAAGTGGGTGGATATATTGGTGTGGGAGcaaaataatcaagaaaaaGCCTCTCATGGCCTACCAAATGATTACGTTGGATAGAGCGACGACGTTTAGGTTGTGATGTTTCCATAACAAGTTCTTCGATTATCTCATCCTCATGTGAGTCATCAAGAAGCAACTTGTGAAACAAAGAGCGATTCATGGATGCAACTTTCAAGACAATTGGAAATCAATTATTACTATAGATGCAAGATTAAAGTCAAGTGACATAAGCCACAACAAAATGAATATAACCAATTCACGCACAAGTCACAACACAAACAAGatgaacaataaatttaaaggtttactaccaaaatactataaaatactataaattttaagcCACTACAAAATACTACCAAAATACTATAAAAGGTTTACTACCAAAATACTTAAAGGCCTACATAAGCCACTACAAAATACATAAAGGCCTAAGCTACATCCAAAATGCAATCAAACTCATTAATTACGTGAACTTCGTCTTGCCATGATTTCATCTTGGAGTTGTTCATAAAAAGCTTTTTGTGTTCCAGTCAAGCCACTTGTATCTTTCATCACGATTCTCTCCTCCTCTAACATATATTGcatctcaaattttttcttctcaatcatGACTCTTTCCTTCTCAATCTTAAGTTTGTTGTCACTTCTTTCCTTCTCAATCGTAAGTTTTTCCCTCTcaataaacattttttcctCTTCCAATCAAGTTACCTCCTCAATAAATTTCAATTACTTGGTCAAATATTCCCTTACATCTTTTCCAGTGGCTTTGTTCTTTCGGTTGGCCTTTTCGGCCTTCTTACCAATTGGCCTCTCAAAATTGGAATCGTCACCAAGTCCGGACCCACAATCCCCTTTGCCCATAGATGTTGACTCTAGAGTTGGAGGAACAGATGCTCTCGATCTTCCATTAGGATCAGCAAACTTTGGTTGGTCCTTTAATATGAGCCAACAATgttcaagaagaaagggttTCTTGTGCGTCCCTTTATACAAAGCCTTCGCATTggtaatctaaaaaaattaaaagaaatataacatGATTAGTATCTTCAAACTATTGGTGAATGGGTATGTTAACACTATTGCAATATAATTTATACTAGATCTTGTTCGGTTATACCACTTTGATGATGTGCGTTAACTTTAGCCATGCACCTTGCAAACTTATTTGTCTTTTCACTAATCGTTCCCCAACGACTTAACAAGGAGATAATAGTACGTGTGGTATCAGATGTATTGTACTGCATGAAGTATTCCCAAACTTTTTGACGAAatgtattttgtgtttgttcATTACTGTTTATGACATCAACACTAGTATTGAGCCATGCTGACACTAGGAGTTGATCTTTCTCTACACTAAAGTTAGAGCCCCGTTTTCCTTTTTTAGAAGAGGCATTTTCAACTTGAGGTGGAGAATCAGAAACTGACATAAGAGTATTTTGAGATGTTCTTAAAAGTTGTTAGTCAATTTCTATATCCCCATTCATGATACCCGTGTAATATGTTAGGTCTCTATGTGACTCCATGTCTCTATTTGACTCCATAAaattagacccaaaaaaaaaaaataataataaatgtaaacTTCCTTgcacacagaaaattcccataacatttatgttaaaacttaaaatacttaGAATTATAACAATAGAACATGATTATGCATAAATACTTAATTTGACATGTAGCTTAATCCCACTGATAAAGAAAACCACACAACAAATTCCTGCAAACTAAAAATTCCCTATACATTCCAATACAAATACATTCTGTCCATTCATGGATGCTCTGAATCAAAACGAATGGATGCTCTGAGATCaaatgacaaaacttttcattgagcaagaataggaaaaaaattattgcatctaaaataataaactgaaagaacaagaaaaagaaatcattgaCCACAGTCTTTGATGTtatacccaaataaaaaatcccaCATTCTTTGATGTTATACCCAAATCAAAAATCTCAAAGCATCCGCATGAAGAAGATAGAGACAACTGACCTGAAGTGGATCAGCGGAAGAGAAGTGGGTTTGAGGCGGATCAGCGGTGTGGGTCTGAGGTGGATGGCGGTGTGGGTCTGAGGCTGATTGGCGACTTGGGACGGTTGGTGGGTTGGTGACGTCAAGCTTTGGTGGTGGTGAAACAGAGaggtgagagtttgagagatTGAGCTTAAGAGAGTTTTGAGAGATAAGAGCTTCAGATGAGGCGGATGacggcgtgggtctgaggctGATCGGTGGCTTAGGACGGCTAGTGGGTTTGTGATGTCAAGCTTCAGTGGCGGTGACGTTGAAGATGAGTCGGGCAGGTGGCGGTGAAACAGAGATTGATAAAAtgagagagtgagcttgagagagttttgagagatGAGAGCTTCAGATGAGATGAGAGTGACACTGAGAGAGAGGCGTGAGAATaaaagaatgtaaaaaaataaaccaacctatattattttaatccgggttgggaataaaaaattaatttttttagctcTTAGCTAtagtgcactgtagcaatgaaggTAAAAAATACCTTTAACTCTACTGCTATAGTGTtgctttttgtgttttggtggagctaaaatagctatatagctatttagctccactgctgtgagtGCTCTTACAAGTTTAGCAGATCaagtataaaaattgaaaaaaaagaaaagaaaaatcagttTGGGTTTGTTCTCTAATCTATTTTTTGATGCGTGCACAGACCATCCTATTTTCACTATGGGTCTTGAGTGTTGAATCTGTTGATAACCTTTACATTGAAGACAAAAATTGTCAATAACCAGCGATCCTAAGGCCAAATCATGCTATTGAGGACCTTGCAACCACTAAGCAATCTCACCCTATAGTATATTTTCAGAACCCACCCAAAACTTCTAGATCTAACAACTTTTCTATCATTGTGTGTATTGTATCTATGaaaggaagggggggggggggggaagacaATCATAGAGCAAGAAAGATTAGAGCTGGGAAGAgctaagaaaaggaaaagagaaagcaGGGGTTTTGAGTGGCGGCACTGCATTTTGCAGTGGAGGTCGTGGTGGTCCTACTTCCAAAGCGGTGAACCGTACGGCGTACACTGATTAGAGAGATTTTTAGAAGCaggtgtttgtgtgtgtgtctgtgtgtttttttttttttttcatcatctaAGCGCTGATTTGGCCAATAGAACTTAAACACGTTAacatttcatttattatttttgccaaaaatgtAAATTGCATCATCTatatttgaccaaaatttatttcaaacctctaactttatttttgttcaatctGAGTTACCTATATTTCAACTTTATTTAATCAAGGTTTTTTAATTTCtgttaaattttgttgtgttagagttcaaatttttaaattttctatagaattttttaaattaaaaaattcaattaattactaaatattctcaagagaaaaaaaaaatttaaaccagTCAAGAACACTAACAACCTTTTTCAACAATTATCTTCTCAAGAACACTAACAACAAAatagttcaattaaaattttactatttagaaaaatatattttaatttaattatgcaCATATATGCATGACactattatttttaaagtatattttGGGTTAAAATAAATTTACCCCGGttgattaattcaattacccaagttaattaattagatcaaattacatgcaaatcgtagaggcacaaaaaaaatcaccaaataaactaaacgtagcgaaaattaaattgatacagtgatttgttaacaaatgaggaaaacctctCATAAGGCAAAAACTCCATCAGGTGAATTTAATGTCACCaatcccaagaatccactaatcaataattaaGTAGTCACAAGTATGAAGAATCTTACCATTATTATGAcatatcccaaaataccaacctacagttaaacgttcactccaatacccaattgaacttgatcttgtagcagactttttttcctttgttgttCAAATCTCCAATTTATgactaactccaacaacttgattgattgttattggctgtaaagttcttcacttcatgaATAATGAAGATTAGGAAGCACTTAGTTACTAAACCCTAAGACGTATAGACGCAATAGCTTCTCACAAAATGTATGAATTCTAGGTCTCTTGATTatattgatcattttttttttaatgttttaggGTAATTTCGGtctttttaggttttagggtattttgatcattttttaggttcaaGAGTATTCTGGAAATTATTAAGGCTTTtagagatattttggtcattttcaagttttatgaggtattttggtcatattaTAGGTTTCaatgatatttcaattttttttaaagtttcaaggctattttggtcatttttaaggttttatgggcattttggtcattttttaggtttaaggtgCATTACAGTCgttttttaggtttcatggtcatttaggttatttttttagcatctaagggtatttcaattattttttaaattgagagGGTATTTCAGTaagtttttaggttttaaggtcatttcaatcattttttaggttttaaggatATCCCAATAATTTTTGAGAGTTTCGAgattattttggtaatttttaagtgttaggatgctttttggtaatttagtatatttaagggcatttatgaaattttagagattttaggagtatttttgttatatatattcgTCGATTATTAGGTAATTTGGTGAGGTGTTGGCTATGCCTATATGTAATGTTGGTACAACTTAATATGACGGTAGAATTGTCaaatgtgagtaaaaaaaaaaaaaaattgaatgtgataaaagtacagttacatgtgatgttggtactatcCAATGTAACAatagaactgtcaaatgtgagaaaaaatagggTACCACTAAATGTGACACAAGTACACTTagatgtgatgttggtactgtcTAATGTGACAATCGAACCATCAAAtgtaaggaaaaaagaagaagaaaaggaaccACTGAATGTGATAagagtacagtcacatgtgatgctGGTATTGCACAATGTGAAAATGGAATCGTCATATGTGAGAAATAaaaaggaaccaccaaatgtgacaaaaatattgCCAAATGTTATGTTGGTATTACCAAATGTGACAATGAAActatcaaatatgagaaaaaaaaaataaaagaaccactaaatgtgacaagtgtacagtcacatgtgatgttggtactacacagtgaggatggaaccgtcaaatgtgtgggaaaaaaaagtactgTAAAATTTTATGCTGGTATTGCCGAATGTAAcaatgaaaccatcaaatgtgagaaaaaaaaagggaactactaaatgtaacaaaagaacagtcacatgtgatattggaatTGTACAACGTGATGatagaaccatcaaatgtgagaaaaaaaaaaggaaccactaaatgtgacaaaagtacagttacatgtgatgttgatactacataatgtgaggatagaaccgtcaaatgtgaaaaagaataagggaaccaccaaatgtgacaaaagaactgtcaaatgtgatgttggaactacatAATGTGaagatgaaaccgtcaaatgtgagaaaagaaataaaggaaccaccaaatgtgacaaaagtacaattaaatgtgatgttagaactgcacaaCGTGAgaatgaaaccgtcaaatgtaagaaaaaaaaaaaaagaatcactaaatgtgacaaaaaaactgTCATATGTGACATTGGAACTACACACTGTGAGAAtaaaaccgtcaaatgtgaggatTTAGTAATCTGGTATAGTAGGTTGCCTACTAGTGAGTACCATAccccttaaaaaaaagggaaatacGGTAGAATTAGCCTGTAACTTAATTTCTAAACTCAAATTATGGAGGTAAATTAGTTCTTAGCTTGTACTTTTCCATAATTCTATtgaatatttcttttaattttatcttttaggTTATATTTAAGAccacaatcatgtatttattttcatattcgaTCCAAATTTAATATATCAAAGAAACCTAATAAagtttgagggttttttttttcttaattttcctTAGTAGTTTATTAAGTGGTGATTTCATATTAAGACTCCTCTTGTCCCAAATTGTTTGGTCTGTATTTCATTTTGGGATGTCTCAAAATTATGTCTTGTTTAAAAAATCAAACgccaataatttattaatattttctttatgcCCTTAATTTATTTGGGAGGGGgcattttcttaaaataaaaaagtaaaaacttaaaatttaaaatccattatacacacaatttttattataatttttaaaaaaaaaactttgacaaaGATACTTCTGGGGCTTCTTTGAAAACTTTGTTATCCACTTATCCTCGGGACGTAGTTCTAATCTAAGCTTGATTTacttattatgaataaaattgaTTTACTTTTAAAGATACGGAGTAGTAGATAGTAGCAAGATAGAATTATAATTTACcgtattaaaatttgatttaaagaTAAAGGTTGAATTTGGATTAGACTTGGTGGCTATAGAATTTGGACTTGAATATAGGTTTGCAAATTGTAAGAGtagtacaaaaataaaatttaaaaactacaataattttgaaaattgcttGGAGGTTGGCTCCAATActagaaatgttttttttcttaaataatttttgataaatttgtttaagggtaatttaggaaatttttacctttaaaaaagaaaaagaaaaaagaagagataacACAGTTAATAATATTTACCTAAATAATTGAGTTTTTCTAATTAGGCCAAACAATTTAGAATGGAATGTGTATCTTAATTAGGGTAGACTATCCATAAGGTATTCTCCATCTAAGAAGTCATCGCTAGGGGGCCCAAAACCCATTTGCAAGCCTATTCGGCCTAAAGGGCAACAATGTGGGCAACTAATCAAAGTTTCctaatcaaggaagtcaatactgtaccggtttggctagcggtacgatatatttcgaatatcggtcaataccggtgtaccgtttcgggtttaccactattttatatatatatatatatatattagcaaagaaaatttataagtttaaagtaaaaaaaaaattatctagcaaagatataaaatataaattatatatatattagcaaagATAATCTTTAaattatctttgatatatatattgatatatatatatatatatatatatatatatatatatatattagccgAAGTTCTGGACACAGCCCCCCACCTATtcattctcaataaaaaaaagctcCCACCTATTCATGTAACCAAACATGGTTAACAAAAAGTAGATCAAATGGTTCAGAAGCTTTAAAACTCTTGAATCAATCTATACCGTCCATTTTAGGTCAACCTACTTATAAAAGCTGCATTACACATTTCCTCTGTTCACACTCTCATTGCCgcctctatctttttttttttggtaaacattGTTgcctctatcttttttttttttgttggtaaacaTTGCTGCCTCTGTCTTATACTCTCATTGCTGAAGTCTATGGTTTTCACTCTCTCAGCATAGCACAACATAGCTTCACAAGACTCAgccttgtttttcatttttctcatctgGGTTTTCGAATGGATAgccttgtttttcatttttctcatttgggTTTTTGAATGGGTAgccttgtctttcttttttctcatctggattttctttgttttcatttaCAGGCCGAAACAGCCGGATTGCGCCGGTACGGCCAGTTTTCGCCGGTACAGCCAGTAATTTTTCTGGTACCAAAACAGGAGTGTACctgtaccggtgcactggccggtacgatatataccggccgtaccggccgatACAGTACGGTATCACCCACACTGGTCCTAACCCAAGCTAGTATTTTGTCAAAGGCTATAAATTGGCATCAGTTATGGAGCCTTGTTAACTGTGTCCTCAGgtcaattgttaataaattattttagttaagtttgacattatttttatggaaaatataaaaaactgtcaaaacagttaatttatttttttcttataatttttaaaaaaaatatttttaaatcaatacCATTGGGACATCCGTTAATTCTTCCCTTatttatgtgagaaaaaaggttttttttttttaataatttatttatccTCTATATATAGTAGCTAATCACCCTTGAGTTACAAACCTTACAGCCTCTCACTCTCTACTATATTGTTCTTCTAATCTAGGGTACCATCTCAGACTAGACATTGAGATTTGGTCTATGGATACATACAAAAGAGCGTTTGATCTTTGTAGTCCTGTACGTTCAGTGACAGTCAAACTTTCAAAGTCTTGAGGTCTTAAGAAACCATAGGACATGTGGGAATGAGGTTTGATTGGATCGTTCTTTCTAGGATGGAACCAGAATTCAAACTTAGAGGGCCCAAAAttctttgtttgaaaattttcaaaacttggtATATCAATACTAGAGGTTAGCAATGTTGTATcatttctagaatttttttttttttttcatgttttctctaaaaacattaaacattgcagttttttttagaagataaaCATTATAGTTGGCTTTCCAATAATCtatgaattaaataaaagtCATATTAATTATAGGGATTTATAATCAATTGCTTTGTAGTTCAACTAAAACTTCTTAGTATGAAGGTTCACATCCGCACTCATTcttgttgtaactatcaaattattaaaaataattggtaggaatttattttggttcttaagaattgaaaaaaaaaaagaaaaagaaaaaaagagtggtTCTAAACTTATAGATTCTTTggttggattggattgggctaattttttaatcttttcaaattaattaattatttttaaaaatcaattttagttattatttccATTCTGAATACTAATTATAACAACAATTTCTATAGatttcaattagctcaactagaAAAATCTTTGATAGCTGAATAAGAGATCTGTGATTTGATccccgcttacaccaaaaactaattggtatcTTAGTTTAATGATAACTAGCATGTAACCCACGCAAACGCATGAATGCATTCAAAattatactaattttttattataaaaatataaataattagtcaaactattaaaaaaaatagaatataatacatgcatacatatagatatatttaaaattaaacataattttatcataaaatataaataattagtcaaattatttttttaaaaaaaagtaaacgt comes from Castanea sativa cultivar Marrone di Chiusa Pesio chromosome 3, ASM4071231v1 and encodes:
- the LOC142628732 gene encoding glutathione S-transferase T3-like, with protein sequence MSVSDSPPQVENASSKKGKRGSNFSVEKDQLLVSAWLNTSVDVINSNEQTQNTFRQKVWEYFMQYNTSDTTRTIISLLSRWGTISEKTNKFARCMAKVNAHHQSGITEQDLITNAKALYKGTHKKPFLLEHCWLILKDQPKFADPNGRSRASVPPTLESTSMGKGDCGSGLGDDSNFERPIGKKAEKANRKNKATGKDVREYLTK